One Alnus glutinosa chromosome 3, dhAlnGlut1.1, whole genome shotgun sequence genomic region harbors:
- the LOC133863561 gene encoding V-type proton ATPase catalytic subunit A — MPAVYGARLTTFEDAEKESEYGYVRKVSGPVVVADGMAGAAMYELVRVGHDNLIGEIIRLEGDSATIQVYEETAGLMVNDPVLRTHKPLSVELGPGILGNIFDGIQRPLKTIAKISGDVYIPRGVSVPALDKDILWEFQPKRLGEGDLLTNGDLYATVFENSLMQHHVALPPDAMGKISFIAPPGQYSLKDTVLELEFQGVKKQFTMLQTWPVRTPRPVASKLAADTPLLTGQRVLDALFPSVLGGTCAIPGAFGCGKTVISQALSKYSNSDTVVYVGCGERGNEMAEVLMDFPQLTMTLPDGREESVMKRTTLVANTSNMPVAAREASIYTGITIAEYFRDMGYNVSMMADSTSRWAEALREISGRLAEMPADSGYPAYLAARLASFYERAGKVKCLGSPERTGSVTIVGAVSPPGGDFSDPVTSATLSIVQVFWGLDKKLAQRKHFPSVNWLISYSKYSSALESFYEQFDPDFINIRTKAREVLQREDDLNEIVQLVGKDALAEGDKITLETAKLLREDYLAQNAFTPYDKYCPFYKSVWMMRNIIHFYNLANQAVERAAGMDGQKISYSLIKHRLGDLFYRLVSQKFEDPAEGEAALVAKFKKLHEDLSDGFRNLEDETR; from the exons ATGCCGGCGGTGTACGGAGCTCGGTTGACGACGTTCGAAGACGCCGAGAAGGAGAGCGAGTACGGATACGTCCGTAAG GTATCCGGCCCAGTCGTTGTCGCAGATGGCATGGCGGGGGCTGCTATGTATGAGCTCGTCCGTGTTGGACATGATAATCTTATTGGTGAGATTATCCGGTTGGAAGGAGATTCTGCTACTATCCAAG TTTATGAGGAGACAGCTGGCTTGATGGTGAATGATCCTGTTCTACGGACGCATAAG CCTTTATCGGTGGAGTTGGGACCTGGAATATTGGGAAATATTTTTGATGGCATTCAG AGGCCTTTGAAAACTATTGCAAAAATATCTGGTGATGTCTATATCCCTCGTGGAGTCTCTGTTCCAGCTCTTGACAAAGACATACTTTGGGAGTTTCAGCCTAAAAGATTAG GTGAGGGAGATCTTCTAACAAACGGAGACTTGTATGCT ACCGTCTTTGAGAACAGTCTAATGCAACATCATGTTGCACTTCCTCCTGACGCAATGGGAAAAATTAGTTTCATTGCACCACCTGGTCAATATTCATTGAAG GATACTGTCTTAGAGCTTGAGTTCCAAGGTGTCAAAAAgcaatttactatgcttcag ACTTGGCCTGTACGTACACCAAGGCCTGTTGCATCAAAACTCGCTGCGGATACCCCTCTACTTACCGGGCAG CGTGTTCTTGATGCCCTTTTCCCCTCAGTTCTAGGTGGGACTTGTGCCATACCTGGGGCTTTTGGTTGTGGAAAAACCGTTATTAGTCAAGCTCTTTCTAAG TACTCTAACTCTGATACTGTAGTTTATGTTGGTTGTGGGGAACGAGGAAATGAAATGGCAGAG GTTCTTATGGACTTTCCTCAATTGACGATGACATTGCCTGATGGCCGTGAAGAATCTGTTATGAAGCGTACGACACTTGTGGCCAACACTTCAAACATGCCAGTGGCTGCTCGTGAGGCTTCAATTTATACAG GAATCACAATAGCAGAATATTTTAGAGATATGGGCTACAATGTTAGCATGATGGCAGATTCAACATCTCGGTGGGCAGAAGCATTGCGTGAAATATCTGGGCGGCTG GCAGAAATGCCTGCTGATAGTGGATATCCTGCCTACCTCGCAGCACGTTTGGCCTCATTTTATGAACGTGCAGGTAAAGTAAAATGTCTTGGTAGTCCAGAACGTACTGGTAGTGTCACAATTGTTGGTGCTGTTTCTCCCCCTGGAGGTGATTTCTCGGATCCTGTGACGTCTGCCACCCTTAGCATCGTCCAG GTTTTCTGGGGTTTGGACAAAAAACTTGCCCAGAGGAAACATTTTCCTTCTGTAAACTGGCTTATTTCATATTCGAAGTACTCATCG GCTTTGGAGTCTTTCTATGAGCAATTTGATCCAGATTTTATTAACATCAGGACAAAGGCCCGTGAGGTGTTGCAGAGAGAAGATGACCTGAATGAAATCGTCCAA CTCGTAGGAAAGGATGCTTTAGCTGAAGGAGACAAGATTACCCTAGAGACTGCGAAGCTTTTGAGGGAAGACTATCTTGCTCAGAATGCTTTTACTCC ATATGACAAATACTGCCCTTTCTACAAGTCTGTTTGGATGATGCGCAACATTATCCATTTTTATAATTTGGCCAAtcag GCGGTGGAGAGAGCAGCTGGTATGGATGGTCAAAAGATAAGCTACAGCCTTATCAAACATCGATTGGGAGATCTGTTTTACCGTCTAGT GTCCCAGAAATTTGAGGATCCAGCTGAAGGAGAAGCAGCTCTTGTTGCTAAATTCAAGAAGCTACATGAGGACCTGAGCGATGGTTTCCGCAACCTTGAAGATGAAACTCGGTAA